Within the Drosophila gunungcola strain Sukarami chromosome X unlocalized genomic scaffold, Dgunungcola_SK_2 000043F, whole genome shotgun sequence genome, the region TgacaagaaattaaaattaaaatataaatcgataattgtgattaaaaaaatgcaaataataatactacTATAGGTGCCGTTATTCACTGGCTAACTTATGAACAGGTTCGTTCTTGCAAGGATATCCAAGTCCTGAGAGAAAGGGAAATGCGCGCGCGTgaagagagaaagagagctTCAGTGGGCGGGGCAGTGGAGGGGGCGACATGTTTTGAAACGGATTTGTCCGTGTTGAGATTTTAACgcaaagcaacaacaaaaaaaaacacaagaaacaattatttattaatttaatattttcttatattattgttaatatatatattttaaaacaatattaattgaGCTTAAGATGTTAAGCTGGCCAAGTTCGAGCTCGGACATCTGTTACCAGAGGAATACACTattcactttttaaaataaacacatttttacgCAAGCAAATGTAGAATTCAAATCGTACTTATAAAAGTACTATGCAAAAATGTAAACCTCTATTTCAAAACTCGATTTAGTATTTGAAGttgctagttttttttttttgggtgtagaAAAGAGAGTGGAGAGCGCAGAAGCCACGTGGCTCTCTCGGGTGTGTTAGTGTTTGTGGGGAAAACAATGTAAGCTGAAAAGGATCAAAAGCGCAAGGCGTTGTTGCAGCACCAAAAAGCAGCGCACAAAGCAGAAACGGGAAAGGCAGGGAAGGAAAAGCGAGCGAGCGAGCGCaagtaaaatatgaaaattgcattttcctTTTCCTGTGTGGGGGCGCTCTATTAAAAATTCCAGGAGCGGGAGTATCCTGCTTTGTGGCTGTGTGTGAGTCCTGCGGAATTCTGCAGTGCAGTCCTGCGGACTCCTTCTAAAAAGGGCAAAAAAATAGAAGAGGCAAAGGGAATACCAGTCGGCAGTCCGCAGTTTGGCCCTCGGCAGTGAACTTaacggttttgttttttttttagcggaAAACTGCAGATTTACCCCTGCCGTtgctgtgtgtgtttttgtgtgagtGCCGACGCCCTCAAccaaaaattcaattcaatttttcaacattGATTCGGTTCTATTAAATTAGtctctttatttttcattgaaattccagcaacaacagaagcagtagcagcagcaggaggtggaggaggaggagcaggtggcCCCAGTGGAGGAAGCGGAGGAGAAGCCAGTGACATCGGTCTAGGCAGCGGCATCGGCATCGAGATGCTCAAGGCGCTGTACGACTTCCAGGCGGTCTATCCCAAGACCATCAGCTTCGATGAGGGCGAGTACTTCATTCTGTACCAGACATCCGCCCGCCAGCGCAATTGGTGGCAGGTGGTCAGCATGAAGGGCAACATTGGATTTGTGCCCTCCAATTACGTAATGAAGATAAAGGTGGGCACACAGCACAAAGCATGGGAGCTACTAACTCACTTTCGAAATTTAACAGGTGGAGCACGACTTCCTCATCAGCTTTCTGAACTCCTCGATAGAATCGCTGGAAAAGTGCACGGACCATGAGATCAATGGCATCATGTCCAAGGACGAGCTGCTCGATAGGCTGCGCGAGAAGAAACACACCATGGAGCGACTCTATGCGGTAAGTGAAACCTAGCCACGTGGCCCAGAACGCTTTTCAATCGCCCACCTTTTGCAGGAGAGCTCCGAGCGTGATGGCGACTCCTCGCTGTCCTACTCGTACAGCTACAGTGACAAAGGCAGCCACCGGCACTCGCATCCCCATCCCACCCAGTCCCAGACGCATCTACATTCCCAGCACAGACAGCACAGTCCGCCGCCCAGCGGCAGTGGCGGTGGCTCCCAGCGCCTGGACATGAGCAAGAAGAGCATGTCCAGTCCGGCTGTGGGCTCCTCGTGCGGCCTGCCCCAAGGCCAGGGCATGATCGAGTCGCCCAGCATGGGCAGCATGCAGTTCCAGGGCAGCAGCTGCACAATCCAGacgccgcagcagcaacagccgcTCCCAGCACCGCCAGCCCCGGctccatcgccatcgccagcTCCAGCTTCATCCACACCCACTGCATCGACTTCGGCTTCGGCTTCGGCATCATCATCGAGCAAAGCGGCCGCGTCCGCTGGCGGGGATGTGGCGCAAGACAATAGCATCACTTCGGAGCCCTCGGAGACGACAACGACCACTACGACGACCAGCGAAGATGTGGTCACCACATACAAAGAGACCAGCCAGATGAGCATTAGCCAGCAGCACAAGCCTGCGAACGGCAGCACTGCCTCTGCATCCATTTCCGCATCTGCCTCGGCCTCGAATTTGCGCAGCAGTGCAGGGaatggcaacggcaacggcagcaCGGCCGGCCTGCACcaggagctgcagcaggagGAGGCGGACAGTGCGCCGGACAAGTCGGATGATGCCAGCGCCGTGCCGAGTGACGATGGCTGCCAGGCCAATGGCGATAGTGCGGACAATAGCCAGGCGCTGGACAGCATCGACAGTCCGTCGCATCGGCAGCGGGG harbors:
- the LOC128260835 gene encoding NCK-interacting protein with SH3 domain isoform X1 — translated: MATTEAVAAAGGGGGGAGGPSGGSGGEASDIGLGSGIGIEMLKALYDFQAVYPKTISFDEGEYFILYQTSARQRNWWQVVSMKGNIGFVPSNYVMKIKVEHDFLISFLNSSIESLEKCTDHEINGIMSKDELLDRLREKKHTMERLYAESSERDGDSSLSYSYSYSDKGSHRHSHPHPTQSQTHLHSQHRQHSPPPSGSGGGSQRLDMSKKSMSSPAVGSSCGLPQGQGMIESPSMGSMQFQGSSCTIQTPQQQQPLPAPPAPAPSPSPAPASSTPTASTSASASASSSSKAAASAGGDVAQDNSITSEPSETTTTTTTTSEDVVTTYKETSQMSISQQHKPANGSTASASISASASASNLRSSAGNGNGNGSTAGLHQELQQEEADSAPDKSDDASAVPSDDGCQANGDSADNSQALDSIDSPSHRQRGLSLGRIEEGATGGGQLKVESSDVYQIVDALRRNTNLSFDLSCEALRVVLTSLEQLYNGAINPYLEAVAVHVTGKVATPKELLGITHDAKRLQYLFAQLADCKNDTEQRTWMLYEDEEDIIQFLEELVEILINADESISCYEMSCDQYQMFINLVQYYQMETRWSIKRLLLKTFTAACHLDYIIVDILLTSVLPLEIVEDMKTHFSNLERFKQLVKMLTIIFSLGQPMPVNHQDYLGVHFASFLLEIVEGNNPELLVDMVIALILAFNQQFSEHTFNVIIEGMQNLPSAKVFTEKLLLLLNREDDPTRLLKHPNEQMNTVLRMFIDIFSHPDTAGMFYTNDIKVLIDIVVRQLSDLDAGSSTRPCYLELCRRILRNTNYQEHQHRKHDLMKIFTRIFCEETECSASDQQLVREIANEFPQLFKA